The Actinocatenispora sera genome has a window encoding:
- a CDS encoding DedA family protein: protein MHGVEAWLGTIPPIAVYLLLLAVIGIESMGIPLPGEVALVSASLLAATGAVSPWGVGIAAAAGAIIGDSIGYWIGRRGGQAVFDRLGLRFPKHLGPEKVDRARRTFHRHGVWAVFFGRFVALLRILAGPIAGSLRMPYWKFLLANAGGGVFWAGGTTAVIYFLGRAAERWLKDFSWALLGVVVLGGVVTALVVRHRARSIAATEPDHEPAEPLAPARRD from the coding sequence GTGCACGGTGTGGAGGCGTGGCTCGGCACGATCCCCCCGATCGCCGTGTACCTGCTGCTGCTGGCGGTCATCGGCATCGAGTCGATGGGCATTCCGCTGCCCGGCGAGGTGGCGCTGGTCAGCGCGTCGCTGCTGGCCGCCACCGGCGCCGTCTCGCCGTGGGGCGTCGGGATCGCCGCCGCGGCCGGCGCGATCATCGGAGACTCGATCGGGTACTGGATCGGTCGGCGCGGCGGGCAGGCGGTGTTCGACCGCCTCGGCCTGCGCTTCCCGAAGCACCTCGGCCCGGAGAAGGTCGACCGCGCCCGGCGCACGTTCCACCGGCACGGCGTGTGGGCGGTGTTCTTCGGCCGGTTCGTCGCTTTGCTGCGCATCCTGGCCGGCCCGATCGCCGGCTCGCTGCGCATGCCGTACTGGAAGTTCCTGCTGGCCAACGCCGGCGGCGGGGTGTTCTGGGCGGGCGGCACGACGGCGGTCATCTACTTCCTCGGCCGGGCCGCGGAGCGCTGGCTGAAGGACTTCTCCTGGGCGCTGCTGGGCGTCGTGGTGCTCGGCGGGGTGGTGACCGCGTTGGTGGTGCGGCACCGGGCCCGGTCGATCGCCGCCACCGAGCCGGACCACGAGCCCGCCGAGCCGCTCGCTCCCGCCCGCCGCGACTGA
- a CDS encoding response regulator transcription factor, which translates to MSERPARVLVVDDDPTVSDVVARYLHRDGLDVRLAADGPGALREFADYRPDLVVLDLMLPGLDGIEVCRRMRAGADVAVIMLTALGEESDRVLGLATGADDYVTKPFSPRELALRVQSVLRRSYRPVPPAQPEVVRDGDLVVDTAARIATLGGQRLNLTVREFDLLAFLARNPGTAYRREELLAQVWGWTFGDHSTVTVHVRRLREKVEHDPAQPHRIVTVWGVGYRYQPDGGGAR; encoded by the coding sequence GTGAGCGAGCGGCCGGCCCGGGTCCTCGTGGTGGACGACGATCCGACCGTCTCCGACGTGGTTGCGCGCTACCTGCACCGCGACGGGCTGGATGTCCGGCTCGCCGCCGACGGGCCGGGCGCGTTGCGCGAGTTCGCCGACTACCGTCCCGACCTGGTGGTGCTGGATCTGATGCTGCCCGGACTGGACGGGATCGAGGTGTGCCGGCGGATGCGGGCCGGCGCCGACGTCGCGGTCATCATGCTCACCGCCCTCGGCGAGGAGTCCGACCGGGTCCTGGGCCTCGCCACCGGCGCCGACGACTACGTGACGAAGCCGTTCAGCCCGCGGGAACTGGCGCTGCGGGTGCAGTCGGTGCTGCGCCGCTCGTACCGGCCGGTCCCGCCGGCGCAGCCGGAGGTGGTGCGCGACGGCGACCTGGTGGTCGACACCGCGGCCCGGATCGCCACGCTCGGCGGGCAGCGGCTCAACCTCACCGTACGCGAGTTCGACCTGCTGGCGTTCCTGGCGCGCAACCCGGGCACCGCCTACCGGCGGGAGGAACTGCTCGCGCAGGTGTGGGGCTGGACGTTCGGCGACCACTCGACGGTGACCGTGCACGTGCGCCGACTGCGCGAGAAGGTGGAGCACGATCCGGCCCAACCGCACCGGATCGTCACCGTGTGGGGCGTGGGCTACCGGTACCAGCCGGACGGGGGAGGTGCGCGATGA
- a CDS encoding NAD-dependent epimerase/dehydratase family protein, producing the protein MTGGAGFIGSHVVDALRAAGEQVRVLDCLHPAAHHSIPSYVDDELVRADVRDAAAVRAALSDVDVVVHQAAMVGLGVDTADLPEYVGCNDLGTAVLLAEMAAAGIRRLVLASSMVVYGEGGYACAEHGTVRPGPRREADLAAGRYEPPCPYCGAWLRPRNVPESAPLDPRNTYAATKLAQEHLAAAWARDTGGSVVALRYHNVYGPRMPRDTPYAGVAALFRSALERGEAPQVYEDGAQRRDFVHVRDVAAANLAAVTATGPRPSDAVAAAGPRPSDAVAAAGPRPPDAVAAAGDRPPAADLAAATATGAGSPDARQPGAAGPAAFAAGGSGFRAYNVASGQPHTVGEMATVLAEAFGGPAPVVTGRYRLGDVRHVVAAPDLARTELGFRAAIGFGDGVTEFASAPLRR; encoded by the coding sequence GTGACCGGCGGGGCCGGGTTCATCGGCTCGCACGTCGTCGACGCGCTGCGCGCGGCCGGCGAGCAGGTTCGGGTACTCGACTGCCTGCATCCCGCCGCGCACCACTCGATACCGTCCTATGTGGACGATGAGCTGGTCCGCGCGGACGTCCGGGATGCCGCCGCGGTGCGGGCCGCACTGTCCGATGTGGACGTCGTGGTGCACCAGGCGGCCATGGTCGGGCTCGGCGTCGACACCGCCGACCTGCCCGAGTACGTGGGCTGCAACGACCTGGGCACCGCGGTACTGCTGGCCGAGATGGCCGCCGCCGGGATACGCCGGCTGGTGCTCGCCTCGTCCATGGTGGTGTACGGCGAGGGCGGCTACGCGTGCGCCGAGCACGGCACGGTCCGGCCCGGACCGCGACGCGAGGCCGATCTGGCCGCCGGGCGGTACGAGCCGCCCTGCCCGTACTGCGGCGCCTGGCTGCGGCCGCGAAACGTGCCCGAGTCCGCCCCGCTGGATCCGCGGAACACGTACGCGGCAACGAAACTGGCGCAGGAGCATCTTGCCGCGGCGTGGGCCCGGGACACCGGCGGCTCGGTGGTGGCGCTGCGGTACCACAACGTGTATGGACCGCGGATGCCGCGGGACACCCCGTACGCCGGCGTGGCGGCGCTGTTCCGGTCGGCGCTGGAGCGGGGCGAGGCGCCCCAGGTGTACGAGGACGGGGCGCAGCGGCGCGACTTCGTGCACGTCCGCGACGTGGCCGCCGCCAACCTGGCGGCGGTGACCGCCACCGGACCTCGACCGTCCGACGCTGTGGCCGCCGCGGGGCCTCGACCGTCCGACGCTGTGGCCGCCGCGGGGCCTCGACCGCCCGATGCAGTGGCCGCCGCGGGCGATCGACCGCCCGCCGCCGACCTGGCCGCGGCGACCGCCACCGGGGCCGGATCGCCCGATGCCCGCCAGCCGGGCGCCGCCGGTCCGGCGGCGTTCGCGGCCGGCGGCAGCGGGTTCCGGGCGTACAACGTGGCGTCGGGGCAGCCGCACACCGTCGGCGAGATGGCGACGGTGCTGGCCGAGGCGTTCGGCGGGCCGGCGCCGGTGGTGACCGGCCGGTACCGGCTGGGCGACGTTCGGCACGTCGTCGCCGCGCCGGATCTGGCCCGCACCGAGCTCGGCTTCCGGGCCGCGATCGGGTTCGGCGACGGGGTGACCGAATTCGCTTCTGCGCCGCTGCGCAGGTGA
- a CDS encoding YqgE/AlgH family protein, with protein MAVESLTGRLLVATPALRDPNFERTVVLLLAHERGGALGVVLNRATEMPVSDIEALGGWADRASDPGVVFEGGPVQPEAAICLARVRPEREIRGVTRVAGPVCSVNLPAGPDDVDEGIEGVRVFSGYAGWEAGQLESEIDTGSWLVFDGLPGDAFFPRPDDLWSMVLRRQGGLLAAIALFPSDPSLN; from the coding sequence ATGGCGGTCGAGTCGCTCACCGGGCGACTCCTCGTCGCGACCCCGGCCCTGCGTGATCCGAACTTCGAGCGCACCGTCGTGCTGCTGCTCGCCCACGAGCGCGGCGGCGCACTCGGCGTCGTCCTGAACCGGGCGACGGAGATGCCGGTCAGCGACATCGAGGCGCTCGGCGGCTGGGCCGACCGCGCCAGCGACCCGGGCGTGGTGTTCGAGGGCGGACCGGTGCAACCCGAGGCCGCGATCTGCCTCGCCCGGGTCCGGCCGGAACGCGAGATTCGCGGCGTCACCCGCGTGGCCGGTCCGGTCTGCTCGGTCAACCTGCCCGCCGGGCCGGACGACGTGGACGAGGGCATCGAGGGCGTACGGGTGTTCTCCGGCTACGCCGGCTGGGAGGCCGGCCAGCTCGAGTCGGAGATCGACACCGGCTCCTGGCTGGTGTTCGACGGGCTGCCCGGTGACGCGTTCTTCCCCCGCCCCGACGATCTGTGGTCGATGGTGCTGCGCAGGCAGGGCGGACTGCTCGCCGCCATCGCCCTGTTCCCGTCCGATCCGTCGCTCAACTGA
- a CDS encoding molybdopterin-dependent oxidoreductase yields the protein MVRRAGRLRTLWTADPVSLLPRPIRDRVPAVTALIRDRMPEFRSPLRSTRVTSWLGIALAITFPVCFATGLVSHLIQHPPSWFDWPSAPTQLYRVTQGVHIATGIATVPILLAKLWSVYPKLFEWPPVRNLAHLLSRLSVFVLIGAALAQVTTGILNIARWYPPMPFFFTVAHHWLAWIAIGALLVHIAVQLPTVRTALARRPADPGEGAHPVHRRGVLGAVGAAVGVVTLVSVGQTFRPLSRLDLLAPRRPDIGPQHLTVNKSAVEAGVTRADDRYRLHIDGPRPRVLTLAELAALPHRTVALPIACVEGWSATGHWTGVPIRHLLALVGAPAGSRLRVESAQRGGLYRAATLPAAHCRDPRSLLALRLNGAELDLDHGYPCRVIAPNLPGVLQTKWVDRLVVLP from the coding sequence ATGGTTCGCCGAGCTGGTCGGCTGAGGACGCTCTGGACCGCGGACCCGGTCTCGCTGTTGCCCCGACCGATCCGCGACCGGGTGCCGGCGGTGACCGCGCTGATCCGCGACCGGATGCCGGAGTTCCGCTCGCCGCTGCGGTCGACCCGGGTCACCTCCTGGCTGGGAATCGCGCTCGCGATCACGTTCCCGGTCTGCTTCGCCACCGGGCTGGTCTCGCACCTGATCCAGCATCCGCCGAGCTGGTTCGACTGGCCGTCCGCGCCGACCCAGCTGTACCGCGTGACCCAGGGCGTGCACATCGCGACCGGCATCGCCACGGTGCCGATCCTGCTGGCGAAGCTGTGGTCGGTCTACCCCAAGCTGTTCGAGTGGCCGCCGGTGCGCAACCTGGCCCACCTGCTCTCCCGGCTGTCGGTGTTCGTGCTGATCGGCGCCGCGCTGGCGCAGGTCACCACCGGCATCCTGAACATCGCCCGGTGGTACCCGCCGATGCCGTTCTTCTTCACCGTGGCGCACCACTGGCTGGCCTGGATCGCGATCGGCGCGCTGCTGGTGCACATCGCGGTGCAGCTCCCGACGGTACGCACCGCGCTCGCCCGCCGGCCGGCCGATCCGGGCGAGGGCGCGCACCCGGTGCACCGGCGCGGGGTGCTCGGCGCGGTCGGTGCGGCGGTCGGCGTGGTCACGCTGGTCTCCGTCGGCCAGACGTTCCGGCCACTGTCCCGGCTGGACCTGCTCGCACCTCGCCGCCCCGACATCGGTCCGCAGCACCTGACGGTGAACAAGTCCGCCGTCGAGGCGGGCGTCACCCGGGCCGACGACCGGTACCGGCTGCACATCGACGGCCCCCGCCCGCGCGTCCTGACCCTCGCCGAGCTGGCCGCGCTGCCGCACCGCACCGTCGCGCTGCCGATCGCCTGCGTCGAGGGCTGGAGCGCCACCGGGCACTGGACCGGCGTACCGATCCGGCACCTGCTCGCGCTCGTCGGCGCCCCGGCGGGCAGCCGGCTGCGGGTGGAATCGGCGCAGCGTGGCGGCCTGTACCGGGCGGCAACGTTGCCCGCTGCGCACTGCCGCGACCCGCGCAGCCTCCTGGCGCTGCGGCTCAACGGCGCCGAACTCGACCTCGACCACGGCTACCCGTGCCGGGTGATCGCCCCCAACCTGCCCGGCGTGCTGCAGACCAAGTGGGTCGACCGCCTGGTGGTACTGCCATGA
- a CDS encoding C39 family peptidase has product MKRRTVLAGGAALALGVVGAEPAYAAGHKPRSDTRNIAYHAWSGTDLGAGTAAGTTVNGGAVVLAEPIGTVDYTDPYGGTATYEYGQWTSPSVDPGFGLTQLIGSWNADTPGGSWLQVEVRGPNTGWYVLGRWCADDTSLHRTSVGGQSDATGDVDVDTFVAASGVTLASWQLRLTLYRPTGSTDAPAVRSIGAVASALPSSKPTASEPGAAAGTVLDVPQYSQEIHSGQYPQWDGGGEAWCSPTSTSMVVAYWGTGPTPDDYAWVDPGYADPWVDHAARNVYDYRYTGCGNWPFNTAYAARFGGLSSFVTRLRSLAEAELFIQAGIPLVLSASFKRGEIPGLDYGTNGHLMVLAGFAADGSPVLNDPYSPTDSAVRKTVGRPEFESAWLTTSGGTTYVIHTPTTPLPPSPTQPNW; this is encoded by the coding sequence ATGAAGCGACGGACCGTTCTGGCCGGTGGTGCCGCACTCGCGCTCGGCGTCGTCGGCGCCGAACCGGCGTACGCGGCTGGCCACAAGCCCCGCTCCGACACCCGCAACATCGCTTACCACGCCTGGTCCGGTACCGACCTGGGCGCGGGCACCGCAGCCGGCACCACGGTCAACGGCGGCGCGGTCGTGCTTGCCGAGCCGATCGGCACCGTCGACTACACCGACCCGTACGGCGGGACCGCGACCTACGAGTACGGCCAGTGGACGTCGCCGTCGGTCGACCCCGGCTTCGGGCTCACCCAGCTGATCGGCTCCTGGAACGCCGACACGCCGGGCGGCAGCTGGCTGCAGGTCGAGGTGCGCGGCCCGAACACCGGCTGGTACGTGCTGGGCCGGTGGTGCGCCGACGACACGTCGCTGCACCGCACCTCGGTCGGCGGCCAGTCCGATGCCACCGGGGACGTCGACGTCGACACGTTCGTCGCCGCATCGGGCGTGACGCTCGCCAGCTGGCAGCTGCGCCTCACCCTGTACCGGCCCACCGGCAGCACCGACGCGCCGGCGGTGCGGTCGATCGGCGCGGTGGCGTCCGCCCTGCCCAGCAGCAAACCCACCGCGAGCGAGCCGGGTGCGGCGGCCGGCACCGTCCTGGACGTGCCGCAGTACTCGCAGGAGATCCACTCCGGCCAGTACCCGCAGTGGGACGGCGGCGGCGAGGCCTGGTGCAGCCCGACCTCGACGTCGATGGTCGTCGCGTACTGGGGCACCGGACCCACGCCCGACGACTACGCCTGGGTGGACCCGGGCTACGCGGACCCGTGGGTCGACCACGCCGCCCGCAACGTCTACGACTACCGGTACACCGGGTGCGGGAACTGGCCGTTCAACACCGCGTACGCGGCCCGGTTCGGCGGGCTGTCGTCGTTCGTGACCCGGCTGCGGTCGCTGGCCGAGGCGGAGCTGTTCATCCAGGCCGGCATCCCGCTGGTGCTGTCAGCGTCGTTCAAGAGGGGGGAGATTCCCGGGCTCGACTACGGCACCAACGGCCATCTGATGGTCCTCGCCGGCTTCGCCGCCGACGGCAGCCCGGTCCTCAACGACCCGTACTCCCCCACCGACTCCGCCGTCCGAAAGACCGTCGGCCGCCCCGAGTTCGAGTCCGCCTGGCTCACCACCTCCGGCGGCACCACCTACGTCATCCACACCCCCACCACGCCCCTCCCCCCATCCCCCACCCAACCCAACTGGTAA
- a CDS encoding TIGR04282 family arsenosugar biosynthesis glycosyltransferase, with amino-acid sequence MRTQLLVIAKWPAPGRVKTRLCPPATPTQAARIAAAALDDTLATVWATPADRRTLVAAGEPHPDHPVPHAARFPVVAQHGEGLAERLAHAFTDTARPDTAAVLVGMDTPQLRVAQLTAASTALHTADAVLGPAADGGWWLLGLRRPADAVALLGVPMSTSDTGAATLAALRRRGLRVALLETLRDVDTAADARAVAPHCGRGRFAAAVDSQLRHVAEVPA; translated from the coding sequence ATGAGGACGCAGCTGCTGGTGATCGCGAAGTGGCCGGCGCCGGGCCGGGTCAAGACCCGGCTGTGCCCGCCGGCGACCCCGACGCAGGCGGCCCGGATCGCCGCCGCGGCACTGGACGACACGCTGGCGACGGTGTGGGCCACGCCCGCCGACCGGCGAACCCTCGTCGCCGCCGGCGAACCGCACCCCGACCATCCGGTACCGCACGCGGCCCGGTTCCCGGTCGTGGCGCAGCACGGCGAGGGCCTCGCCGAGCGGCTGGCCCACGCGTTCACCGACACCGCGAGGCCCGACACCGCCGCGGTACTCGTCGGCATGGACACCCCGCAGCTTCGGGTGGCGCAGCTGACCGCGGCGAGTACCGCGTTGCACACCGCCGACGCGGTACTGGGGCCGGCGGCCGACGGTGGTTGGTGGCTGCTGGGGCTGCGGCGGCCGGCGGATGCCGTGGCCCTGCTCGGGGTACCGATGTCCACTTCGGACACCGGGGCCGCGACGCTGGCCGCGTTGCGCCGCCGGGGTCTGCGGGTGGCACTGCTGGAGACGCTGCGCGACGTGGACACCGCGGCCGACGCCCGTGCCGTGGCACCACACTGCGGGCGCGGCCGGTTCGCCGCCGCCGTCGACTCGCAGTTGCGGCACGTCGCGGAGGTGCCGGCGTGA
- a CDS encoding sensor histidine kinase, translated as MTDRILVVLIALGCSLAVAVPGAVLLRVRRGWSVTVHVCVLIAVTVLAMAAGVVGTALAMFISPHDLSVLLTVVAVAGVVSLAAALWQGRRLAAASMWSAEARRRERQLEASRRELVAWVSHDLRSPLAGLRAMAEALEDGVVADRGTVDEYHRRIRTETDRMAGLVDDLFELSRINAGALRLSLSAVPLGDLVSDAVASAEPLAIAKRVRLIAAAGDWPVVRASEPELSRVLANLLRNAIRHTPPDGTVMVSGGRDGANGWFAVTDACGGIPEADLPRVFDVAFRGETARTPRPAGGGGGLGLAIVRGLVEAHAGEVAVSNVDTGCRFLVRLPA; from the coding sequence ATGACCGACCGGATCCTGGTGGTGCTGATCGCGCTGGGGTGTTCGCTCGCGGTCGCGGTGCCGGGCGCGGTGCTGCTGCGGGTGCGTCGCGGCTGGTCGGTGACGGTACACGTGTGCGTACTGATCGCCGTGACGGTGCTGGCGATGGCCGCCGGTGTGGTCGGCACCGCGCTGGCGATGTTCATCTCGCCCCACGACCTGAGCGTGCTGCTGACCGTGGTCGCGGTGGCCGGCGTGGTCAGCCTCGCCGCCGCGCTGTGGCAGGGTCGCCGGCTGGCGGCGGCGAGCATGTGGTCGGCCGAGGCGCGGCGCCGGGAACGGCAGCTGGAGGCGAGCCGGCGCGAGCTGGTCGCCTGGGTCAGCCACGACCTGCGCAGCCCGCTGGCCGGGCTGCGCGCGATGGCCGAGGCCCTGGAGGACGGCGTGGTCGCCGACCGCGGCACGGTCGACGAGTACCACCGGCGGATCCGCACCGAGACCGACCGGATGGCCGGGCTGGTCGACGACCTGTTCGAACTGTCCCGGATCAACGCCGGCGCGCTACGGCTCTCGCTGTCCGCGGTGCCGCTGGGCGATCTGGTCTCCGACGCGGTCGCCTCGGCCGAACCGCTGGCCATCGCCAAGCGGGTCCGGCTGATCGCCGCCGCCGGTGACTGGCCGGTGGTGCGGGCCAGCGAGCCCGAGCTGTCCCGGGTGCTGGCGAACCTGCTGCGCAACGCGATCCGGCACACCCCGCCGGACGGTACGGTCATGGTCAGCGGCGGGCGCGACGGGGCGAACGGCTGGTTCGCGGTCACCGACGCCTGCGGCGGCATCCCGGAGGCCGACCTGCCCCGGGTGTTCGACGTGGCGTTTCGCGGCGAGACCGCACGCACCCCGCGCCCGGCCGGGGGAGGCGGCGGGCTCGGCCTCGCCATCGTGCGCGGCCTGGTCGAGGCGCACGCCGGCGAGGTGGCGGTGTCCAACGTGGACACCGGCTGCCGCTTCCTGGTCCGCCTCCCCGCCTGA
- a CDS encoding HIRAN domain-containing protein yields MSMPFDVWGQRGWASVEVAGESHHAKAIRTVLGNAFKPSGTEVRIDVELVPEPGNRHDQHAVAVRVGKHLLGYLPREEAVRYSPVLSRLASHGWTPRVMARVWGSEWEDYEDHRRREFHGSVRLDLAEPHMLVPANAAPSSTHRLLPYGHAIQVTGEDQHLDTLSAWLRPEGECWVHATLHEVVQQTVRASRAVVEVRIDEERIGQLTPKMSGDMIPTIQHLAEQDTITAVRAVVKGNRIKTEVVLYALRAHELPDTWLDARTSTRQARAAAPAVAAPPTSSATTATPSSEPIPPPPTSFRFNPPPDWPPPPPGWTPPSGWQPDASWPAAPQGWSWWVASWD; encoded by the coding sequence ATGTCGATGCCGTTCGATGTGTGGGGCCAGCGGGGCTGGGCGTCGGTGGAGGTGGCGGGCGAGTCACACCATGCGAAGGCCATTCGAACCGTGTTGGGTAACGCGTTCAAACCCTCGGGCACCGAGGTTCGGATAGACGTCGAGCTGGTTCCAGAGCCGGGCAACCGGCATGACCAGCACGCGGTTGCCGTGCGGGTGGGTAAACATCTGCTCGGTTATCTGCCGCGGGAGGAAGCGGTGAGATATTCACCGGTCCTTTCGAGATTGGCATCGCACGGTTGGACGCCACGGGTTATGGCGCGGGTCTGGGGCTCGGAATGGGAAGATTACGAGGATCACCGGCGCCGGGAGTTTCACGGCAGTGTGCGCCTGGACCTGGCGGAACCGCACATGCTGGTGCCAGCAAATGCGGCACCGTCGAGCACTCACCGTCTGCTGCCGTACGGGCACGCCATCCAGGTCACTGGTGAAGATCAGCACCTGGACACGCTGAGTGCATGGCTGCGTCCCGAGGGCGAGTGCTGGGTACATGCGACCCTGCACGAGGTGGTGCAGCAGACCGTCCGCGCCTCGCGTGCCGTGGTCGAGGTACGCATCGACGAGGAGCGTATCGGGCAACTGACACCCAAGATGAGCGGCGACATGATCCCGACCATTCAGCATCTGGCCGAGCAGGACACCATCACTGCGGTACGTGCCGTGGTGAAGGGCAACCGGATCAAGACCGAAGTGGTCCTGTACGCGTTGCGGGCGCATGAGTTGCCCGACACGTGGTTGGACGCGCGGACATCCACGCGGCAGGCCCGGGCGGCGGCACCGGCCGTGGCAGCGCCTCCGACGTCCAGCGCTACGACGGCAACTCCATCCAGCGAACCGATCCCGCCTCCGCCGACATCGTTCCGCTTCAACCCGCCACCAGACTGGCCGCCACCGCCGCCGGGATGGACTCCGCCCAGCGGCTGGCAGCCCGATGCCAGCTGGCCGGCGGCACCGCAAGGCTGGTCATGGTGGGTGGCGTCCTGGGACTAA
- a CDS encoding S-methyl-5'-thioadenosine phosphorylase — MTEASTGPVADVGVIGGSGLYELLPDVVEHVVDTPYGPPSDPVMVGAVPGGRRVAFVPRHGRDHRYPPHRIPYRANLWALRSLGVRQVLAPCAVGSLRPELGPGTFVLPDQLVDRTSGRVQTYHDHGAVHVSFADPYCPVGRDRVASVAASTGTEVVDGGTMVVVEGPRFSTRAESQWFAAQGWSVVNMTGHPEAVLARELGLCYTPIALVTDLDAGIEAGAGVNQDEVFAVFAANTERMRALLLRAAAALPVEPACGCAESYEQAGVTLP, encoded by the coding sequence GTGACCGAGGCGAGCACGGGGCCGGTGGCCGACGTCGGGGTGATCGGCGGGTCCGGGTTGTACGAGTTGCTCCCCGACGTGGTCGAGCACGTCGTCGACACGCCGTACGGGCCGCCGAGCGACCCGGTGATGGTCGGTGCCGTGCCCGGCGGGCGCCGGGTGGCGTTCGTACCGCGGCACGGTCGAGACCACCGCTACCCGCCGCACCGGATCCCGTACCGGGCGAACCTGTGGGCCCTCCGCTCGCTCGGGGTACGGCAGGTACTGGCGCCGTGCGCGGTCGGCTCGCTGCGGCCGGAACTCGGGCCGGGCACGTTCGTCCTGCCCGACCAGCTGGTCGACCGCACCAGCGGCCGGGTGCAGACCTACCACGACCACGGTGCGGTGCACGTCTCGTTCGCCGACCCGTACTGCCCGGTCGGCCGGGATCGGGTGGCGAGCGTCGCGGCGAGTACGGGTACCGAGGTGGTCGACGGCGGCACCATGGTCGTCGTGGAGGGGCCGCGGTTCTCCACCCGGGCGGAGTCGCAGTGGTTTGCCGCGCAGGGTTGGTCGGTGGTGAACATGACCGGCCACCCGGAGGCGGTGCTGGCCCGCGAGCTCGGCCTCTGCTACACGCCGATCGCGCTGGTCACCGACCTGGATGCGGGCATCGAGGCGGGCGCCGGGGTGAACCAGGACGAGGTCTTCGCGGTGTTCGCGGCCAACACCGAGCGGATGCGGGCGCTGTTGCTGCGCGCCGCCGCGGCGCTGCCGGTCGAGCCTGCGTGCGGCTGCGCCGAGTCGTACGAGCAGGCCGGGGTGACGCTGCCGTGA
- a CDS encoding glycosyltransferase family 2 protein, translated as MTDVILPCLNEAAALPWVLSRIPPGFTAIVADNGSTDASAEVARAHGAIVVPVPRRGFGAAAHAGLCASDAEIVCFADADGSCDPAQLPELLAPLLDHTADLVLGRRIPTDRSAWPTHARYANAVLARRLRRRYRVPLRDLGPMRAAWRQPLLSLGLTDRRFGYPLEMVLRAAHDGWQVREIEVDYRPRAAGTRSKVSGTVLGTARAVRDMRRIMRALPAGGVR; from the coding sequence ATGACCGACGTCATCCTGCCCTGCCTGAACGAGGCGGCGGCACTGCCCTGGGTGCTGTCCCGGATCCCGCCCGGGTTCACCGCGATCGTGGCCGACAACGGCTCCACCGACGCCTCCGCCGAGGTGGCCCGCGCGCACGGTGCGATCGTCGTGCCGGTACCGCGCCGCGGCTTCGGCGCCGCCGCGCACGCCGGGCTGTGCGCCTCCGACGCCGAGATCGTCTGCTTCGCCGACGCGGACGGCTCCTGCGATCCGGCGCAGCTGCCCGAACTGCTCGCCCCGCTGCTGGACCACACCGCCGATCTCGTCCTCGGCCGCCGGATACCCACCGACCGGTCCGCCTGGCCGACACACGCCCGGTACGCCAACGCCGTGCTCGCGCGGCGGCTGCGCCGGCGCTACCGGGTACCGCTGCGCGACCTCGGGCCGATGCGCGCCGCCTGGCGCCAGCCGCTGTTGTCCCTGGGCCTGACCGACCGCCGGTTCGGGTACCCGCTGGAGATGGTGCTGCGGGCGGCACACGACGGCTGGCAGGTGCGCGAGATCGAGGTGGACTACCGGCCGCGCGCCGCCGGTACCCGGTCGAAGGTCTCCGGCACGGTGCTCGGTACCGCCCGGGCCGTGCGCGACATGCGCCGCATCATGCGCGCCCTGCCGGCCGGGGGTGTCCGATGA
- a CDS encoding class I SAM-dependent methyltransferase, which produces MTAPSLDATARTAPSPVAMYDAALARHVAGVPATLTAHPAADPVSPGEGVWSRPSTMDIATWCAAPNETDRALVDRCTGATLDVGCGPGRFTLAVAATGVPALGVDIAPAAVALVRARGGIALRRSVFGRLPGRGRWQHVLLADGNIGIGADPVRLLRRCRDLLAPGGTVLVEVGPPGSGSGTAALRLRDGQRCSAPFRWSYLAVDALADTAAAAGLHVGTQWTEDGRWFAELVG; this is translated from the coding sequence GTGACCGCGCCCTCGCTGGACGCCACCGCTCGGACCGCACCGAGTCCGGTTGCCATGTACGACGCCGCGTTGGCGCGGCACGTCGCCGGTGTACCGGCCACCCTGACCGCACATCCGGCCGCCGATCCGGTATCGCCCGGGGAGGGCGTCTGGTCGAGACCGTCCACCATGGACATCGCGACCTGGTGTGCGGCGCCCAACGAGACCGACCGGGCGCTCGTCGACCGGTGCACCGGCGCCACCCTGGACGTGGGGTGCGGGCCCGGGCGGTTCACGCTCGCGGTGGCCGCGACCGGCGTACCCGCGCTCGGCGTCGACATCGCGCCGGCCGCGGTCGCGCTGGTCCGGGCCCGCGGTGGGATCGCGCTGCGCCGGTCGGTGTTTGGCCGGCTACCCGGTCGCGGCCGCTGGCAGCACGTGCTGCTCGCGGACGGCAACATCGGCATCGGCGCCGACCCGGTCCGGCTGCTGCGGCGCTGCCGGGACCTGCTCGCACCGGGCGGGACGGTACTGGTGGAGGTCGGGCCGCCCGGGTCCGGCAGCGGGACGGCCGCACTCCGGCTGCGCGACGGGCAACGGTGCAGCGCCCCGTTCCGCTGGTCGTACCTGGCGGTCGACGCGCTGGCCGACACCGCCGCCGCGGCCGGGCTGCACGTCGGTACACAGTGGACGGAGGACGGGCGATGGTTCGCCGAGCTGGTCGGCTGA